A window from Candidatus Eremiobacterota bacterium encodes these proteins:
- a CDS encoding NADP-dependent oxidoreductase, whose protein sequence is MRTDGTVPRFMRAVAIDAFGGPERLVARELRVPELDANEVLIRVDTAGVGIWDAKMRRGAFSRGKAFPLVLGAEGSGTIASLGDDVQGLSVGDAVIGYAYGDRKGGFYADYVALRAEHVAPMPRTLEFREAGPIPVAGLTALAGIDDALGLRAGTAVLIHGATGSVGVMAVQLAKRRGARVIATARDREGVELLRALGADAALDTHHDDVAAVARTFAPHGVDAVLALAGGLGVERLAAALRDGGTIARPNGVEWPSEIAAIAFDGVPNPAAFARLSAAIDEAPFAVPIAAMYSLDDTAEAHRRLERRRIHGTIVVVVDATEDALEEVA, encoded by the coding sequence ATGAGGACCGACGGGACGGTTCCGCGTTTCATGCGGGCGGTCGCGATCGACGCGTTCGGCGGGCCGGAGCGGCTGGTCGCTCGCGAGCTGCGCGTCCCCGAGCTCGACGCGAACGAGGTCCTGATCCGGGTCGACACGGCCGGGGTCGGGATCTGGGACGCCAAGATGCGGCGCGGCGCGTTCTCGCGCGGGAAGGCGTTTCCGCTCGTGCTCGGGGCGGAGGGCTCCGGTACGATCGCCTCGCTCGGCGACGACGTGCAGGGCCTGAGCGTCGGCGATGCGGTGATCGGCTACGCCTACGGTGACCGAAAGGGCGGCTTCTACGCCGACTATGTGGCGCTGCGCGCGGAGCACGTCGCTCCGATGCCGCGCACGCTGGAGTTTCGCGAAGCCGGCCCGATCCCGGTCGCAGGCTTGACCGCGCTCGCGGGGATCGACGACGCGCTCGGGCTGCGCGCCGGCACGGCGGTGCTGATTCACGGCGCGACGGGAAGCGTCGGCGTGATGGCGGTCCAGCTTGCGAAGCGCCGCGGCGCGCGCGTGATCGCCACCGCGCGCGATCGCGAAGGAGTCGAGCTGCTGCGCGCGCTCGGCGCCGACGCGGCGCTCGACACGCATCACGACGACGTCGCGGCCGTCGCGCGAACTTTTGCGCCCCACGGCGTCGACGCGGTGCTCGCGCTCGCCGGCGGCCTCGGCGTCGAGCGGCTCGCCGCAGCGCTGCGCGACGGCGGCACGATCGCGCGCCCGAACGGCGTCGAATGGCCGAGCGAGATTGCCGCGATCGCGTTCGACGGCGTGCCGAACCCGGCCGCGTTCGCGCGGCTCAGCGCGGCGATCGACGAAGCGCCGTTCGCGGTGCCGATCGCCGCGATGTACTCGCTCGACGACACGGCCGAAGCGCACCGCCGCCTCGAGCGCCGCCGCATCCACGGCA
- a CDS encoding lytic transglycosylase domain-containing protein produces MFRLPSPRLAAALFVFSLSGVLAVPAAAQDASATAAAAPTESAYAALVRTINPKLSLQKARAYARSVMADAWRTHLDPRFIMSIVTVESAWRSNAVSRTGARGLGQLMPGTARRLGVNAWNPADNLRGTSSYLKTLMNHFAGKPNAVKLAIAGYNAGPKAVERYHGVPPYSETRHYVVRVLHVWKQLDARVGRAFTPAASATIAVRPAPLPDEQQWVTNVNEVLPATAAAVESVPNPALTAGTPAEPTPATTTNAPAK; encoded by the coding sequence ATGTTCCGGCTTCCCTCGCCGCGTCTTGCCGCGGCGCTGTTCGTTTTTAGCCTCTCCGGGGTTCTCGCCGTGCCCGCCGCGGCGCAGGACGCCTCCGCCACCGCCGCCGCCGCGCCGACCGAGTCGGCCTACGCGGCGCTGGTGCGCACGATCAACCCCAAGCTCTCGCTGCAGAAAGCGCGCGCGTACGCCCGCTCGGTGATGGCCGACGCGTGGCGCACGCACCTCGATCCGCGCTTCATCATGTCGATCGTCACGGTCGAGTCGGCTTGGCGCTCGAACGCCGTCTCCCGCACCGGCGCGCGCGGCCTCGGCCAGCTGATGCCGGGCACGGCGCGCCGCCTCGGCGTGAACGCCTGGAATCCCGCCGACAACCTGCGCGGAACGTCCTCGTACCTGAAGACGCTGATGAACCACTTCGCCGGGAAGCCGAACGCGGTGAAGCTCGCGATCGCCGGCTACAACGCCGGCCCGAAGGCCGTCGAGCGCTATCACGGCGTGCCGCCGTACAGCGAGACGCGCCACTACGTCGTGCGGGTGCTGCACGTGTGGAAGCAGCTCGACGCGCGCGTCGGCCGTGCCTTCACGCCCGCCGCCAGCGCGACGATCGCCGTTCGCCCCGCGCCGCTTCCCGACGAGCAGCAGTGGGTGACGAACGTCAACGAAGTCCTCCCCGCAACCGCCGCCGCAGTCGAGTCCGTCCCGAACCCCGCCCTGACCGCCGGTACCCCCGCCGAACCGACGCCCGCCACGACGACGAACGCCCCGGCGAAGTAG
- a CDS encoding TM0106 family RecB-like putative nuclease encodes MRLVDGRVVHAASDLNDYLACPHRVALNRRAVLRGAPPLDEDPALAIVARRGREHELRVLHELEASGVAVVRIPEGDDSASDLLRAVEMTHAAMRSGAEAIYQAAFLDGAWAGRADFLFRTAEPSALGAWSYDVADSKLAIREKPQFLVQLCSYALLVAAVQGVLPRSVRALFGDGTQTAYDPRRYAAYVRAAQRRYAAAAAALDPDAVPERVRACEGCIWTAHCEGVRRRVDHLSLVAGMRRDQTKRLVAAGIATLERLATASEAARPPRMAEKTFATLRRQAKLQLHQRVSGDHRYELLPPRERHGFGALPPPAAGDVYFDMEGDPLYEAGKGLEYLFGAFVPDAARQPYREFWGETRLQERAAFERFVDWLGAHRAQHPHAHVYHYAAYEKTALRRLAMRHGTREEEIDELLRGEVLVDLYAVVKGALAQSQDGYSIKKLEAFYGFFRDADVRRGDQSIVAFEEYLLDRDLSRRLDIVRYNEEDCVSTRRLHEWLLRLREEARTLYALEVAFRPERDPKLPSEERLRELKELTEIQRALLAGAAPGSPRELLAHLAGYHRREEKPVWWALFDRYERAPDATFVDDDAEALGGLALAEEFAPLEPARRGTRSVYTYRFPVQQHKVGTGSFVDPDRRDAPALEVVALDEDERLVQVKKWPADPHPRALVPGGPIYTGVQQAALRRLAEAALAGTERATYSAASDILYRVRPRITGLHEGDRVQPAMRPGAEAIDPADVADLALRLNRSALAVQGPPGTGKTYAGAHVIAALLAAGKRIGVTSNSHKAINNLLHEVESAVAARGASFRGIKKCDKTNPDSPFESKRAHAFVENAEKNAPFAEYALVAGTSWLFARDDLAPVDYLVIDEAGQVALADALAMATNAENVILLGDPLQLAHVSVGTHPDGAGVSVLEHLLADEGAPGGVHGTLPDDRGVFLDRTFRMHPALCEFVSGMVYEGRLCSAASCASQRIEAPWFTGAGLRYVPVEHASNAQFSEEEADAVEAILAGLVGGTFTDRHGVARPLGPADVLVVSPYNAQVRLLKRRLRARFGETVRVGTVDKFQGQEAPAVVYSLATSSAEDAPRGADFLFEANRFNVALSRGRALAALVCSPRLLETRAATVEQLGAVAAFCAFAEAAAAF; translated from the coding sequence GTGCGCCTCGTTGACGGCCGGGTCGTTCATGCTGCGTCCGACCTGAACGACTACCTCGCGTGCCCGCACCGTGTCGCGCTGAACCGCCGCGCGGTGCTGCGCGGGGCGCCGCCGCTCGACGAGGATCCGGCGCTCGCGATCGTCGCGCGCCGCGGCCGCGAGCACGAGCTGCGCGTGCTGCACGAGCTCGAGGCGAGCGGCGTCGCGGTCGTGCGCATTCCGGAAGGCGACGACTCGGCGAGCGACCTGCTGCGCGCGGTCGAGATGACGCACGCGGCGATGCGCAGCGGCGCGGAAGCGATCTACCAAGCGGCGTTTCTCGACGGCGCGTGGGCCGGGCGCGCCGACTTCCTGTTCCGCACCGCCGAGCCGAGCGCGCTCGGCGCGTGGTCGTACGACGTCGCGGACTCGAAGCTCGCGATCCGCGAGAAGCCGCAGTTCTTGGTGCAGCTTTGCAGCTACGCGCTGCTCGTCGCCGCGGTGCAAGGCGTGCTGCCGCGCAGCGTGCGCGCGCTCTTCGGTGACGGAACGCAGACCGCGTACGACCCGCGGCGCTACGCCGCATACGTGCGCGCCGCGCAGCGACGCTACGCGGCGGCCGCCGCCGCGCTCGATCCGGACGCCGTCCCCGAGCGGGTGCGCGCGTGCGAGGGCTGCATCTGGACCGCGCACTGCGAGGGCGTGCGACGGCGGGTCGATCATCTCTCGCTGGTCGCGGGAATGCGGCGCGATCAGACGAAGCGGCTCGTCGCCGCGGGGATCGCGACGCTCGAGCGGCTGGCGACCGCGAGCGAAGCGGCGCGCCCGCCGCGGATGGCGGAGAAAACGTTCGCGACGCTGCGCCGCCAGGCGAAGCTGCAATTGCACCAGCGCGTCTCGGGCGACCACCGCTACGAGCTGCTGCCGCCGCGCGAGCGGCACGGGTTCGGCGCGCTCCCGCCGCCGGCGGCCGGCGACGTGTACTTCGACATGGAAGGCGATCCGCTCTACGAAGCGGGCAAAGGGCTCGAGTACCTCTTCGGCGCGTTCGTCCCCGACGCTGCGCGCCAGCCGTACCGCGAGTTCTGGGGCGAGACGCGATTGCAGGAGCGCGCCGCGTTCGAACGCTTCGTCGACTGGCTGGGCGCGCACCGCGCGCAACACCCGCACGCGCACGTCTACCACTACGCGGCCTACGAGAAGACGGCGCTGCGCCGGCTCGCGATGCGCCACGGCACCCGCGAGGAAGAGATCGACGAGCTGCTGCGCGGCGAGGTGCTGGTCGATCTGTACGCGGTGGTGAAAGGCGCGCTCGCGCAGTCGCAGGACGGCTACTCGATCAAGAAGCTGGAAGCGTTCTATGGCTTCTTCCGCGACGCCGACGTGCGCCGCGGCGACCAGTCGATCGTCGCGTTCGAAGAATATCTCCTCGACCGCGATCTCTCGCGCCGGCTCGACATCGTGCGCTACAACGAAGAGGACTGCGTCTCGACGCGCCGTCTGCACGAGTGGCTGCTGCGGTTGCGCGAGGAGGCGCGCACGCTCTACGCGCTGGAGGTCGCGTTCCGCCCCGAGCGCGATCCGAAGCTTCCGAGCGAGGAGAGGCTGCGCGAGCTCAAAGAGCTGACGGAGATCCAGCGCGCGCTGCTCGCCGGCGCGGCGCCCGGTTCGCCGCGCGAGCTGCTCGCGCACCTCGCCGGCTACCACCGCCGCGAGGAGAAGCCGGTGTGGTGGGCGCTGTTCGACCGCTACGAGCGCGCGCCCGACGCGACGTTCGTCGACGACGACGCGGAAGCGCTCGGCGGCCTCGCGCTCGCCGAGGAGTTCGCGCCGCTCGAGCCGGCGCGGCGCGGAACGCGCTCGGTCTACACGTACCGCTTTCCGGTGCAGCAGCACAAGGTCGGGACCGGTTCGTTCGTCGATCCCGACCGGCGCGACGCGCCCGCGCTCGAGGTCGTCGCGCTCGACGAAGACGAGCGTCTGGTGCAGGTCAAGAAGTGGCCCGCCGATCCGCACCCGCGCGCGCTCGTCCCCGGCGGCCCGATCTACACCGGAGTGCAGCAAGCCGCGCTGCGCCGGCTCGCCGAAGCCGCGCTCGCCGGCACCGAGCGCGCGACGTATTCGGCGGCGTCGGACATCCTCTACCGCGTGCGCCCGCGCATCACCGGGCTGCACGAGGGCGACCGGGTGCAGCCCGCGATGCGCCCCGGCGCGGAAGCGATCGATCCCGCCGACGTCGCGGATCTGGCGCTGCGATTGAATCGCAGCGCGCTTGCGGTGCAAGGTCCGCCGGGAACCGGAAAGACGTACGCCGGCGCGCACGTGATCGCCGCGCTGCTGGCGGCGGGGAAGCGGATCGGCGTCACCTCGAACAGCCACAAAGCGATCAACAACCTGCTGCACGAGGTCGAGAGCGCCGTCGCCGCGCGCGGGGCGTCGTTCCGCGGGATCAAGAAGTGCGACAAGACGAACCCCGACTCACCGTTCGAGTCGAAGCGCGCGCACGCGTTCGTCGAGAACGCCGAGAAGAACGCGCCGTTCGCGGAGTACGCGCTCGTCGCCGGAACGTCGTGGCTGTTCGCGCGCGACGATCTCGCGCCCGTCGATTATCTGGTCATCGACGAAGCGGGTCAGGTCGCGCTCGCCGACGCGCTCGCGATGGCGACGAACGCCGAGAACGTCATCCTGCTCGGCGACCCGCTGCAGCTCGCGCACGTCTCGGTGGGGACGCATCCCGACGGGGCCGGCGTCTCGGTCTTGGAGCACCTGCTGGCCGACGAAGGCGCGCCGGGCGGCGTGCACGGAACGCTCCCCGACGACCGCGGCGTTTTCCTCGACCGCACCTTCCGGATGCACCCCGCGCTGTGCGAGTTCGTCTCGGGGATGGTGTACGAGGGCCGGCTCTGCTCGGCCGCGTCGTGCGCGAGCCAGCGGATCGAGGCACCGTGGTTCACCGGGGCCGGGCTGCGCTACGTCCCGGTCGAGCACGCGTCGAACGCGCAGTTTTCGGAGGAAGAAGCCGACGCGGTCGAGGCGATCCTGGCCGGGCTGGTCGGCGGCACGTTCACCGACCGCCACGGCGTCGCGCGGCCGCTCGGGCCGGCCGACGTGCTCGTCGTCTCGCCGTACAACGCCCAGGTGCGGCTGCTGAAACGCCGGCTGCGGGCCCGCTTCGGCGAGACCGTCCGGGTCGGGACGGTCGACAAGTTCCAGGGCCAGGAGGCGCCCGCGGTGGTCTACTCGCTGGCGACCTCGAGCGCCGAGGACGCCCCGCGCGGTGCCGACTTCCTGTTCGAGGCGAACCGCTTCAACGTCGCGCTCTCGCGCGGCCGGGCGCTGGCGGCGCTGGTTTGCTCGCCGCGGCTGCTCGAAACGCGCGCGGCGACGGTCGAGCAGCTCGGCGCCGTCGCCGCCTTCTGCGCCTTCGCGGAGGCTGCCGCGGCGTTCTAA
- a CDS encoding S8 family serine peptidase translates to MAKKRVTLFWLHDEERDAVLPLLSSIVGKPTQSFAVGDIDENDIAKAEAAGAIVQEQQPPPVRRVAPSPRQSISAFGFAMAAAPVPAPDEGVPAELDYYALDLSVPLIEDVRNALQTAGATIMEALPEGGYKIRAHAGAIAAIRSVPGVEAVTWIAPSSAAPKVAVLAAAPAGAEQQPVKMVAWDARLHDPTDVSTIVTWLGQQHLTIAGSGVRKVRFYAPPNAPVLDDLARRTEVETIEQYVPPKLFADVARQLLGADAATAVGPAPGVALDGSGQIVAIADTGIDQTHPDFTGRIKLAIARGRANDASDPEGHGTHVAGCALGDGTASGGKVKGMAPKATLVFQSLLDDAGGLGGLPVDLNQLFQESYDAGARIQNASWGNSGSSVYAINSEEVDEFVYNHPDMLIVVAAGNDGSAAAPQRSAAGFVDWYSIASPASCKNAITVGASRSSRTDGALSASTWAQSFPSAFPNDPIASQNISGDPNALAGFSSRGPCDDRRIKPDVVAPGTDIAAARSSLAPVSNFWGPYTPDPAHYAYDGGTSMASPLVAGAAALVRQYYTDVAKHQPSAALLKATLVNSTAWLTGADATAAPGGTPSYHQGHGRVDVSRAVPNASRPNFMLFFDDNYAAGAGLAKTGDAARFQVTVPAGIDELRICLAYTDLPARGLQNSLGLIVQLGGDVKKYTGNQNLPDAPPPPDRDNNLQSVRIPTPGAGVYYIQVMANNLLKGPQAFALVVTGDSLTNFAPY, encoded by the coding sequence GTGGCGAAGAAACGGGTGACGCTGTTCTGGCTGCACGACGAGGAGCGCGACGCGGTGTTGCCGCTCCTCTCCTCCATCGTGGGCAAACCGACGCAGAGTTTTGCCGTCGGCGACATCGACGAGAACGACATCGCGAAGGCCGAAGCCGCCGGCGCGATCGTGCAGGAACAGCAGCCGCCGCCGGTTCGGCGCGTCGCCCCGTCGCCGCGGCAGAGCATCAGCGCCTTCGGCTTCGCGATGGCTGCCGCGCCGGTTCCGGCGCCGGACGAAGGCGTTCCGGCAGAGCTCGACTACTATGCGCTCGATTTGAGCGTGCCGTTGATCGAGGACGTGCGCAACGCGCTCCAAACCGCGGGCGCGACGATCATGGAAGCGCTGCCGGAAGGCGGCTACAAGATTCGCGCGCACGCCGGCGCGATCGCCGCGATCCGCAGCGTGCCGGGCGTCGAAGCGGTCACGTGGATCGCGCCGTCGTCCGCGGCACCGAAAGTCGCGGTGCTCGCCGCGGCTCCGGCCGGCGCCGAGCAGCAGCCGGTCAAGATGGTGGCGTGGGACGCGCGGCTGCACGACCCGACCGACGTGAGCACCATCGTCACCTGGCTCGGCCAGCAGCACCTCACGATCGCCGGCTCGGGTGTTCGCAAAGTGCGTTTCTACGCGCCGCCCAATGCGCCGGTGCTCGACGATCTCGCGCGGCGAACCGAGGTCGAGACGATCGAGCAGTACGTTCCGCCGAAGCTCTTCGCGGACGTCGCGCGGCAGCTGCTCGGCGCCGACGCGGCGACGGCGGTCGGCCCGGCGCCGGGTGTCGCGCTCGACGGCAGCGGCCAGATCGTCGCGATCGCCGACACCGGGATCGATCAAACGCATCCGGATTTCACCGGCCGGATCAAGCTCGCGATCGCGCGCGGCCGCGCGAACGACGCATCCGACCCGGAAGGCCACGGCACGCACGTCGCCGGCTGCGCGCTCGGCGACGGCACCGCCTCGGGCGGCAAGGTGAAAGGGATGGCGCCGAAAGCGACGCTCGTCTTTCAATCGCTGCTCGACGACGCGGGCGGGCTCGGCGGGCTGCCGGTCGATCTCAACCAGCTCTTCCAGGAATCGTACGACGCCGGCGCGCGCATTCAGAACGCGAGCTGGGGAAACTCCGGCAGCTCGGTCTACGCGATCAACAGCGAAGAGGTCGACGAGTTCGTCTACAACCATCCCGACATGCTGATCGTCGTCGCGGCGGGCAACGACGGCAGCGCCGCCGCGCCGCAGCGCAGCGCCGCGGGATTCGTCGACTGGTACTCGATCGCGTCGCCCGCGTCGTGCAAGAACGCGATCACGGTCGGCGCGAGCCGCAGCTCGCGCACCGACGGCGCGCTGAGCGCGAGCACCTGGGCGCAGTCGTTCCCCAGCGCGTTTCCGAACGATCCGATCGCGAGCCAGAACATCTCCGGCGATCCGAACGCGCTGGCAGGCTTCTCCAGCCGCGGGCCGTGCGACGACCGCAGGATCAAGCCCGACGTGGTCGCGCCCGGCACGGACATCGCCGCCGCGCGCTCGTCGCTCGCGCCGGTCAGCAATTTCTGGGGACCGTACACGCCCGATCCGGCGCACTACGCATACGACGGCGGGACCAGCATGGCGTCGCCGCTCGTCGCCGGCGCGGCGGCGCTCGTGCGCCAGTACTACACCGACGTCGCAAAACACCAGCCCTCGGCCGCGCTGCTGAAAGCGACGCTGGTGAACAGCACGGCGTGGCTCACCGGCGCCGACGCGACCGCCGCGCCCGGCGGGACGCCGAGCTATCATCAAGGGCACGGCCGCGTCGACGTGTCGCGCGCGGTGCCGAACGCGAGCCGGCCGAACTTCATGCTGTTCTTCGACGACAACTATGCGGCGGGCGCGGGCCTTGCGAAAACCGGCGACGCCGCGCGCTTTCAGGTCACCGTTCCGGCCGGCATCGACGAGCTGCGCATCTGTCTCGCGTACACCGATCTGCCGGCGCGCGGTCTCCAGAACAGCCTCGGCCTCATCGTCCAGCTCGGCGGCGACGTGAAGAAGTACACCGGCAACCAGAACCTGCCCGACGCGCCGCCCCCGCCCGACCGCGACAACAACCTGCAGTCGGTGCGCATCCCAACTCCCGGCGCCGGCGTCTACTACATCCAAGTGATGGCCAACAACTTGCTCAAAGGCCCGCAAGCCTTCGCGCTTGTCGTCACCGGTGACAGCTTGACGAATTTCGCGCCGTACTGA
- a CDS encoding BrnT family toxin, whose protein sequence is MRFDPQKSKRLRAEPKRGVGFEEARAIFDRPYYLDQRRDIPEQYRAIGWVGARLYSLIFEPREDEEGEYYHLVTLWKATKQERQLYEDYS, encoded by the coding sequence GTGAGGTTCGACCCCCAGAAGAGCAAGCGGCTGCGCGCTGAACCCAAAAGGGGTGTCGGTTTCGAAGAAGCGAGAGCTATCTTCGATCGACCGTACTATCTTGACCAACGGCGCGACATTCCCGAGCAATACCGTGCAATCGGCTGGGTCGGTGCGCGGCTCTATTCGCTCATCTTCGAGCCTCGTGAAGACGAGGAAGGGGAATACTACCACCTCGTTACGCTTTGGAAAGCAACGAAACAGGAACGACAGCTCTATGAAGACTACTCGTAA
- a CDS encoding zinc ABC transporter substrate-binding protein: protein MPSPRSAVAALGLLLLAGCSQHGPQARADGPLRIVATTTTLASIARGAAGQKADVRSLVPVGVSPEDFQPAPDAIEALRNADVLVENGAGLEGWLEATIRNAGNPRLRIVVCTAGLPVVGGNPHLWMDPVFARAYAGKIRDALIAADGAHAVAYRAAAAAYDTALVALESRTRAKINTIPPARRTMIVFHNAFDYYAKRFGLKVVGAIEPIAGAEPNPAHVADLVRLARAERVPAVFAEHEYSDKLARALAQSAGGLKVAFLYDDSLGTDPATSTYVGMIDTDTDTIVAALR from the coding sequence ATGCCTTCTCCTCGCTCGGCGGTTGCGGCCCTCGGGCTGCTTCTCTTAGCCGGGTGCTCTCAGCACGGGCCGCAGGCTCGGGCGGACGGACCGCTGCGCATCGTCGCGACCACCACGACGCTGGCCTCGATCGCGCGCGGAGCCGCCGGGCAGAAGGCCGACGTTCGCTCGCTCGTGCCCGTCGGCGTCTCGCCGGAAGACTTTCAGCCGGCGCCCGACGCGATCGAAGCGCTGCGCAACGCCGACGTCCTCGTCGAGAACGGTGCGGGCCTGGAGGGCTGGCTCGAGGCGACGATCCGCAATGCCGGCAATCCCCGTTTGCGCATCGTCGTCTGCACCGCCGGGCTGCCCGTCGTCGGCGGCAACCCGCATCTCTGGATGGACCCCGTCTTTGCGCGTGCCTATGCCGGAAAGATCCGCGACGCGCTGATTGCCGCCGACGGTGCGCACGCCGTCGCGTACCGCGCCGCCGCGGCGGCGTACGACACGGCGCTCGTCGCGCTGGAGTCGCGCACGCGAGCGAAGATCAACACGATTCCGCCGGCGCGCCGCACGATGATCGTCTTTCACAACGCGTTCGACTACTACGCGAAGCGCTTCGGATTGAAGGTCGTCGGCGCGATCGAGCCGATCGCGGGCGCCGAGCCGAACCCCGCGCACGTCGCGGACCTCGTGCGGCTGGCGCGCGCCGAACGCGTCCCGGCGGTCTTCGCCGAGCACGAGTACAGCGACAAGCTCGCGCGCGCGCTGGCCCAAAGTGCCGGCGGCTTGAAGGTCGCGTTTCTCTACGACGACTCGCTCGGCACCGATCCGGCCACCTCGACCTACGTCGGCATGATCGACACCGACACCGACACGATCGTCGCGGCGCTCCGATGA
- a CDS encoding ABC transporter ATP-binding protein, translating into MTTTAAPAQNQTYAVEVHDLHVRYDRVEALQGVDFALPRGTALGIVGPNGSGKSTLLKTVAGLVQPSQGTVRVQGRPPRELPAGTIGYVPQIEDVDWQFPVTVRDVVGMGRYPRLAPFRPFSAHDRCAVARALDALDLGSLADRHISELSGGQQQRTFVARAIAQEPLLLLLDEPTTGVDAATENALLRLVRGLVADGLPVLMTTHDLDRANEWFDRLIVVDRKILADGVPDDVLQSGAYAAIREHTHVHGHHRADQHTH; encoded by the coding sequence ATGACGACGACCGCCGCGCCCGCGCAGAATCAAACCTATGCCGTCGAGGTGCACGACCTGCACGTGCGGTACGACCGCGTCGAAGCGCTGCAAGGCGTCGACTTCGCCTTGCCGCGCGGGACCGCACTCGGAATCGTCGGCCCGAACGGCTCCGGAAAGTCGACGCTGCTGAAAACCGTCGCCGGGTTGGTGCAGCCCTCGCAAGGGACGGTGCGAGTGCAAGGTCGCCCGCCGCGTGAGCTGCCGGCGGGGACGATCGGGTACGTGCCGCAGATCGAGGACGTCGACTGGCAGTTTCCGGTGACGGTGCGCGACGTCGTGGGGATGGGGCGCTATCCGCGGCTGGCGCCGTTCCGCCCGTTCTCCGCGCACGACCGGTGCGCCGTCGCGCGCGCGCTCGACGCGCTCGATCTGGGCAGCCTTGCAGACCGCCACATCAGCGAGCTCTCGGGCGGACAGCAGCAGCGCACGTTCGTCGCGCGCGCGATCGCGCAGGAGCCGCTGCTGCTGCTGCTCGACGAGCCGACGACCGGCGTCGATGCGGCGACAGAAAATGCGCTGCTCCGGCTCGTGCGCGGGCTCGTCGCCGACGGGTTGCCGGTCCTGATGACGACCCACGACCTCGACCGCGCGAACGAGTGGTTTGACCGCCTGATCGTCGTCGACCGCAAGATCCTCGCCGACGGCGTGCCGGACGACGTCCTGCAATCCGGCGCGTACGCCGCGATCCGCGAGCACACGCACGTCCACGGCCACCACCGCGCCGACCAGCACACACATTAG
- a CDS encoding metal ABC transporter permease, which produces MDSVLAPFQYDFMQRAFVVALFVGALCSAMGTYVVLRKLSFIGDGLAHASFAGIAIAYLRGANFYAGAAAATIVTALLIGFVHRRGRVSLDTAIGVLFTGAFALGVFLMSRSPRATVDLQSFLFGSILGVSPFDVAMVVGLGLFVALVVGALWRPLLYTSFDPIVAEAAGIRAGFVDYALLVILALTIIVALQAVGIVLVAALLVTPAAAAAQLTKRFIPMMLLSCLFGVFSTVGGLYASYELHASSGATIVLLATLLFFVTLAISAARRPRRAL; this is translated from the coding sequence ATGGACTCGGTACTGGCGCCGTTTCAGTACGACTTCATGCAGCGCGCGTTCGTGGTCGCGTTGTTCGTCGGCGCGCTGTGCTCGGCGATGGGGACGTACGTCGTGCTGCGCAAGCTTTCGTTCATCGGCGACGGGCTCGCGCACGCCTCGTTCGCCGGGATCGCCATCGCGTACCTGCGCGGCGCGAACTTCTACGCCGGCGCGGCGGCGGCGACGATCGTCACCGCGCTGCTGATCGGCTTCGTCCACCGGCGCGGGCGCGTCTCGCTCGACACCGCGATCGGCGTGCTCTTCACCGGCGCCTTCGCGCTGGGCGTGTTCCTTATGTCGCGCTCGCCGCGCGCGACCGTCGACTTGCAGAGCTTCTTGTTCGGCAGCATCCTCGGCGTCTCACCGTTCGACGTCGCGATGGTGGTCGGGCTCGGGCTGTTCGTCGCGCTCGTCGTCGGGGCGCTGTGGCGGCCGCTGCTGTATACCTCGTTCGACCCGATCGTCGCCGAAGCGGCCGGAATTCGGGCCGGCTTCGTCGACTACGCGCTGCTGGTAATCCTCGCGCTGACGATCATCGTCGCATTGCAGGCGGTCGGGATCGTGCTAGTCGCGGCGCTGCTCGTCACGCCCGCGGCCGCCGCCGCGCAGCTCACGAAGCGCTTTATCCCCATGATGCTGCTCTCGTGCCTGTTCGGCGTCTTCTCGACCGTCGGCGGGCTCTACGCGTCGTACGAGCTGCACGCGTCGTCGGGTGCGACGATCGTGCTGCTCGCGACGCTTCTCTTCTTTGTGACGCTCGCGATTAGCGCAGCGCGTCGACCGCGGCGCGCTCTTTGA